Within the Malassezia vespertilionis chromosome 3, complete sequence genome, the region CGATTCAAGCAGACTGTGGAAACGGTGCAAGTAAGGAGCCCGAGCAGCGAATATGTTACTGCGGTAGCAGCACAAATGACATGGCATTGCGAGAAGCAGAAGAATGCACGGTCACTGCATGCTAAAGTCACACACATTCATATGCCACCGCTATCCACGACCCATATACATGTCACAATACCACTTGTTGCACGTCCCACTTGCACCATACCCTGAAAGACATACCTTTGAGTTACGGATCAACTCCATAGCGCGACGCTCGTACGGAGCAAAGCCACACACCTCACGGATCACGCCCCGAACAGACTTGACACGCTCAGATGCAACACCCTTTTTGTTCACGCGCTTGGTCGCAGGGACCAGACGCTTGGTTTGGTGACCACGGTTAATGCCCCAAACGAGACCTGATCAAAAGAAAAGTGCATGTTAGTACTAT harbors:
- the rpl36 gene encoding ribosomal protein L36 (EggNog:ENOG503P53R; COG:J), producing MPSSSNPANKAGVPRSGLVWGINRGHQTKRLVPATKRVNKKGVASERVKSVRGVIREVCGFAPYERRAMELIRNSKWDVQQVDKRARKFVKRRIGTMRRAKIKMEILTNAIAEQRRAGH